In Brassica napus cultivar Da-Ae chromosome C2, Da-Ae, whole genome shotgun sequence, the sequence ATAAGTCTCCCCTTGCTttggaagagaagaaaataaaCATACCAGGGTAAACATTGTATGGCTCCGGCTGCTGAGCAAATTAAAACTTGTGGATCCAATATGTCGGTGCTCTGCCATCAAACGGAAATTTTATTAAGATGACTGACATGAAAAGTACTAGATTCACAAGGATTAATAATCAGGAAAGAGAAAGGTAATCTTTAGAACTGCTATATCACATCACATAAGAggaaaaaaacttagaaatcGAAAGAAAAATTACAATGACTGGTTCAGTTCTGCTGGAACCGTTAGGTTCTAGAGTAAGCCTTTTCAATTAAAGAAAAACATGGAAACACCTACCTTCTCCAGCTGCTATAAGAGAAAGCGCATGAGCAGGggatagcacaacttcttctttaatcCCCTCAATAAAAGCTCCCTATAATCAGCATAAAGAGATGATAGTCAAGTCTACTATAAACTTCTTAGACCATACACAAGCTAACAGCAGCAACTTTAGATCTAGTATACTTGAATAAGAAATGAGACCCAGTACATTCAAATATTGATAATCGAACCAATTTTCACACTGTATTTGCAGGATCCCAAagaataacatttttataagaaaatggagCAAGTACTTTCAAGCATCTACCAGAGAAAAGATGTCTCctctaactaaaaaaaatatatggtgGCAAGGTTTGGGATTCTATGATGTACACTATACTATAGTCACAAAAGAAGATGTTATAAGACAAGAAAATCAGCAACTATGCATGTTACCAATACCTGCTCATCTTCTCTGATCCTCAAATTTTGTCCTACTGGGTTCAGTAAATCATTGACAACCTGAGGTAAAATGAACCTTAAGATTATTAAGAAAAATCTAAGCAGAATCTGATTATCATTCAGCACCGCTGGTGAAGTTGACGATAGGGAatggagagaaaaaaaacagtaGTGAGTAGGACCTCATTATAAATTTCCAAGTATGAAACACGTAGGAGAAATTCTCGTCTTGGTGTCtgcaaaaaaatgaaaagaataaaTGTATGACGTAGCTAGCACTTAAGCCAGGGGAACTAGACTAATCAACATCCCACGAAGTACCTCTTGTATAATGTCGAAAGCATCTTTCACGGCTAATGGGATAATACCAGGAGATCTTTGATCACCCTGAAATTTGAACCAAACAAAACTGTTCTATGACAAGAAATATCATGATgaatgaatcttttttttttttggattttatgatTAGTGAATCTTACATGCATAGTGTGAGTTTTTCCACTGCTTGTCACACCGTACGCAAAAATGGTCCCTGTGGTTGGATTAACACTCAAAGTCATCACACTTAATATCAATTGTCAAAAAAAAGTCTAACTCCAAAATGTTCTAGAGACTAAAACAAGCACTGGATACAGTCTGCCAAGTCAAAGATCTCATGTTCTAACTTCCAAATGAATAATCATGCAAACTGTTcatgatgagaagtgtttactGCATACCATTGGTCCCCTCCATAGCACCATTAACGACATGCTGAGCAGAGACATCATAGACCTGGCGTGTTGTTGTTGTAGGCCCAAAAACACGATCTGCAATAAAGGAAAAGAACTTCAAGAAACAATATCACAGAAcgaattttaccaaaaaaaaaatatgacagaACGGTATTTGACATCTTAGTTTAATTCTTATGCTTACAGAACCTCGTGACACTAGTCAAACTGTTAATAAGACTAACCATAGGCATAAGCTATTGACTGAGTATGCTCATTCCGCACAATTGTTTCCCCATCTGCATACCACGCAATCTCCTCCCCTCTGCGAATTTCCCTCGGACTACATCACACATACACCGAAGTCAACTTCACAGGACAAACATCAACTCAACGTTTGAATCCTATTACCTGAGAGGACGAAAACGAACAGTCACAGTGACGTTCTCTTTGGACTGAGAAGCAGTCTGCGGCACCCTTCCTGTATACTGAGCCTTGCTTCGAACAGAGGAAGAAGTAGGGGAGCTATGGCTATCCACAGACGTCTCTTGATAAAGTATCGGAGACGAGGCTGTTGAAGAAGCAGGGGAAGAGTTAGCAGCCTTTAACTTACTACTAGACCCAGCTTTTCTCGACTTTGGTACTTGTCTGGGCGCCATCACAAACCCAAATTCGAACCCTTGCAGAGACTGAAAACACAGAAGAAAGTATGCAgcttttttatcaaataaacaaaAGCAACAAGTCTCCTCCtaaagatatatatacacaatGTACAAACAAGAATGATGCTTTGAGTTTCTAATTAGCTAAAGAATAGGTACTCCACAGAGCTAGTAGCAAATCGAAACGACAGCGTTTTTAAATGGGCGAGTAACAGGGGACTATTATCTCCTCCTTTAAGATATTACACAATGTACAATGTACAGACAAGAACGATGCTTTGAGTTTCTAATTAGCCAAAGACTCCAAATTGTAAACAAACTTAAGCTCAGGAGGTGATAAAGTTCTCAAAACAGTTCGCTACAAAGGCTCTCTCTTTAGCCAATCATACGGTACTCCACGAGAAAAAACACATAGAGCTAATAGCAAACTGAAACGACGGTGTTTAATGGAGGGGGAGTTACACAGCTTACCAGGAAACGCACAAGCTTCAAGCGAATCAGAGAGACTCACAATCGCAGGAAGACGAGTGAGAATTACGAAACTGCCACTACCTAAGAGCTGAGAACACTTGGACACAAGAAAATGCAAAGTTAGgtcgattttatttttttccacagataaaacaaaataaacggCCACTAGAGAAAACTCCAACACACAAGAGACGAATAACgccagagagaaaaaaaaaatggttcacCTCTTTCGAGAGAGATTGAATCAATGTAGCATCATCATCGCCTCCGCCGCAGCCGCCGCTAAAAGCCGAATCGCATgcaaaagagaagagagagagaagagtgagtgagagggagagagagtgaGGTGATTACGTAGAGGAGGCGGCACTTAAGAGAGAAGGAGTATCATTATCACTAATCAGTTAGTTGATTGTGattatttgcataaagatttttTACTTTcaaagcctctctctctctgcttgcCTTTGAAGCGATTATTATTTAAACCCAATTGTTTATTGAAGTGATTATCCTCGTAAACTGTAATCatataaacccaaaaaaaaacatcataaaGGTGctggagagagatagagagatgaGGAAGagtacatacatgtatttcggTATTTATGTGAGTATTTAAGTACAAATGTGTATATTTATAGGTGTCATTTCTAAATTGTGTGCAAGGCATTAACTCACATATGATAAGATATTTAAGTAAATAGAATCTAAGTGTATTAATGGGTATCCGATGAGAATTTAGCATAAAAATGGATATTTAGATATTTATCTACGGTTAAGGGGAAAATATTAGTTAGAGGAAATATTTTGTGGTCAATTATTCCTTCTGTTTCATACAGATCCTCATTTTGAGATTTTcacaacaaaattttaaaattattagaaattcatttttaccttttcttcataaataataatattttctcaATTAATAGTTTTTCCGTTGCATTTTAAATGTTGTTGTAAACTTTATATTTCATTATAAAtaccattttctatttttaacaaaaatatttgataaattttctattttatcatGTCTTTCAGTTCATGAATcaattaaatcaaataaaacaatatattaattaagagtataacatataaaatgaaacgaaaaaagtatataaattaatgaGGTGAAATgaataaagtatataaataaaCTAGTAACTCATTCTTTGCTACCTTTTCGGTTTTACATAAAAattgtaaatgtttttttaatagagTAACGAGGAAACAATTTTTGGTTCAATTTATTTCCTTAATATGCTGATCAATCACAAGCTAGCAATTATCTAttatagaattttaattttattctttcCGTTTTACAAAGATAGACTTTCCAGTATTTTCatacatattaataaaacacgttaaatcactataataaatgtatcatatttttttgaatttttcaatgtcttttaacaaattttattattattttttaacatataaatcACACATAATATTTTCCCCCAATATTTTTGGATTGCAAATAATTTCAATTGCCCGCCGAGGAAAGTCCAAAAGAGAGCCGAGCCCATCTCATCGCGGCGCCTCCCCTCACCACTTCACTCTGCAAATCGCAAAAACACAAAATCCAATAACAAtgaaaaacgaagaagaagaaagagtagTAATGGAAGAAGACGATCATCAAAAAGCATCAGATCTAGTCCACGAGCTCGTCCTCCGCCTCCTCTCCCAAAACCCCCAAACCCCCAACCCCGATCCCACCTCCCCTACCTTCCTCAAAACCCTCCGCTTCGCCCACCGCATCCTCCGCAGCCGCCTCACCCCCTCCGTCTCCCCCGACGCCTCCGCCATCGCCGAGTCCCTCAAACGCCGCCTCGCCACCCAGGGCAAATCCTCCGACGCCCTCGCCTTCGCCGATCTCTTCGCCAAGTTCGCCTCCAAAACGGGCCCCGGCAGCGTCAACAACAAGTGGTCCCTCCTCTACCTCCTCCGAATCGTCTCCGAGGATAACAAACTCGATTCGTCGCTCCTGTTGCCCAATCTCAACGCCGCCGTTTCATCGTCGTTAGGTAACAAGAAAACTAACGGAGTTCTGTTAGTTAGCAAAGATCCCGAGAATCTTCGTGACGTGGCGTTTAGAGAGTACGCGAATCTAATTAAAGAAGAGAACGAAGTCACCGAGGAGGTTTTAGTTAGAGATGTGTTGTACGCTTGCCAAGGCATCGATGGGAAGTACGTTAAGTTCAACAGCGAGATCGACGGTTACGCGGTGGTTGATTACATTAATACCCCTCGCGCTACCAGGACTATGGTTCGCACCCTCTCCGAGCTAGGCTGGTTGTTCAAGAAAGTCAAAAGTTTCATATCCGAGAGCATGGATGAGGATGTTGGTACCGTTGGACAAGCCTTTTGCGCGGCGTTGCAGGATGAGTTATCTGATTACTATAAGCTGTTGGCTGTGTTAGAAGCTCAGGGGATGAATCCTATCCCTTTGGTTTCTGAATCTGCTGGTGGGAGTAGTAGTTACCTTTCCTTGAGGAGGTTGTCTGTTTGGTTCGCGGAGCCGAAGGTGAAGATGAGGCTGATGGCGGTTTTGGTTGATAAGTGTAGGGTGCTGAGAGGGGGAGCAATGGCGGGGGCGATTCATTTGCACGCGCAGCATGGTGATCCGCTTGTTCATGATTTTATGATGAGTCTGCTGAGGTGTGTGTGTTCTCCGTTGTTCGAAATGGTGAGGAGCTGGGTGCTGGAAGGGGAGCTGGAGGATAGTTTCGGCGAGTTCTTTGTTGTTAGCCACCCGGTTAAAGTGGATTTGCTTTGGAGGGAAGGGTATAACCTTCACCATGGGATGCTCCCGTCCTTTATCTCTCCGAGCTTAGCTCAGAGGATTCTGAGGACTGGGAAGTCTATAAACTTTCTTCGTGTTTGCTGCGATGACCACGGATGGGCAGATGCTGCTTCGGAAGCAGCAGCTGCCTCCGGGACGACGACTAGGAGAGGAGGGATTGGGTATGGGGAGACTGACGCCCTTGAGCATCTTGTCGCCGAGGCGGCGAAGAGAATTGATAAGCGTCTGTTGGATGTTTTGTATGAGAGGTATAAGTTTAAGGAGCATTGTCTAGCGATAAAGCGGTATCTACTGCTTGGTCAAGGTGACTTTGTGCAGTACTTGATGGATATTGTGGGACCTAAGCTCTCTGAGCCGGCGAATAATATTAGCTCCTTTGAGCTCGCTGGGTTTCTCGAAGCTGCGGTTCGAGCGTCTAACGCGCAGTACGATGACCGCGACGTGCTAGACAGGTTGAAAGTGAAGATGATGCCACACGGGAGTGGAGACAGAGGCTGGGATGTGTTCTCGTTGGAGTACGAGGCAAGAGCTCCGTTGGATACTGTCTTTACAGAGTCTGTTCTGTCGAAGTACCTGAGAGTGTTTAATTTCCTCTGGAGGTTGAAAAGGGTGGAACACGCTCTCATCGGGATTTGGAAGACTATGAAACCGAACTGCATCACTTCGAACTCGTTCGCGAAGCTCCAAAGTTCGGTGAAGCTGCAGCTTCTCTCGGCGCTGAGGAGGTGCCAGGTTCTTTGGAATGAGATGAACCATTTCGTTACCAACTTTCAGTATTACATCATGTTCGAGGTGTTGGAGGTGTCGTGGTGTAATTTTGCAAAAGAGATGGAAGCTGCTAAAGACCTTGATGATCTTTTGGCAGCGCATGAGAAGTACCTCAACTCCATCGTTGGGAAGTCTCTTCTCGGTGAAGAGTCTCAGACCATACGCAAATCGCTTTTCGTCCTCTTTGAGCTTATATTAAGGTTCAGGAGTCACGCAGATCGTTTGTATGAAGGGATCTACGAGCTCCAAATAAGGTaacttttgttttagatttatttataaTTGACAAAAGAGTTATATAGTTAACCCCCTTTTGCCTGCAGAACTAAAGAACCGGGACGAGAGAGAAACAAAACGCAAGACTCATCAAGTTCATGGATCAGTGAGGGCAGAAAGGCCATAACACAGCGTGCTGGAGAGTTTCTTCAAAGCATGAGTCAAGACATGGACAGTATCGCAAAGGAGTACACAACCTCACTAGATGCGTTCCTGTCTCTTTTGCCGCTCCAGCAATCTGTAGATCTCAAATTCCTCTTCTTCCGGCTTGACTTCACCGAGTTCTACAGCCGGTTGCATTCCAAAGGAAGAGAAAgttgaaaaaaaaggaaaaatccgAGTTTAGTGTCGAAAAGCATATTCCACAGTAGCGAGAGGAGAAGACATGCTCTGCTCTGACTAACCGTTTGACTGCAGAGGAAATTTTTCTTGAATCTAGGTGCGTGGAAGAATCTGTTTCTTATTTTGTGAGACTGCCTCGTAGATTGTTGTTTCCAAGGGTTTGAGATTGGGGAAACATATTCTTTGTGTTGGTAAAATGGGAAAGGTTTGTGTTTGAATTTGATCTGCAGCttttagttttctttgttttttttttctccatgtGGTTTTCTGTAAAGCTCTATTTGAGAGCTTTCGCTGATTTGTATGATTTGCTTCATGAATCATGATTTGGTTTATTGATATAAGAATTAGTTGTGTTGATAATATTGTGTATATTTTCCTTGCTGTTAATGGCTCACAAGCACTCTTGAGTTTTGGCACTCTAAAAGCTTGTGTGGCCACGGTCTGAGATCCAGCATTGGCAATGATTAGCTCACTGCGGTTTGAAACTGCGCAAGGCTCTCTTCTCAAGAAAGTCTAGGTGTGTCGTTGATCTTGTTTTATCACTTGGTTAACGCACACCTTCTTTAAGAGCCACATAAGGCATGAACTTCTCATTCCCATTGATCTTTGTTAGTGTTAGTGAAGCAGATAAAGAAGATTTTATGTTTTGGTAAGAGTTTATATCTCGGAAGTTGAAAGCAAGACTCAAATGTCACGGTTTGTCAGTTATTTGGTAAGTGGAGACAATCAGACAACGAATTGGGggcttaccaaaaaaaaaaatttggaaaacgTCGCCTG encodes:
- the LOC106397277 gene encoding gamma-tubulin complex component 3-like codes for the protein MKNEEEERVVMEEDDHQKASDLVHELVLRLLSQNPQTPNPDPTSPTFLKTLRFAHRILRSRLTPSVSPDASAIAESLKRRLATQGKSSDALAFADLFAKFASKTGPGSVNNKWSLLYLLRIVSEDNKLDSSLLLPNLNAAVSSSLGNKKTNGVLLVSKDPENLRDVAFREYANLIKEENEVTEEVLVRDVLYACQGIDGKYVKFNSEIDGYAVVDYINTPRATRTMVRTLSELGWLFKKVKSFISESMDEDVGTVGQAFCAALQDELSDYYKLLAVLEAQGMNPIPLVSESAGGSSSYLSLRRLSVWFAEPKVKMRLMAVLVDKCRVLRGGAMAGAIHLHAQHGDPLVHDFMMSLLRCVCSPLFEMVRSWVLEGELEDSFGEFFVVSHPVKVDLLWREGYNLHHGMLPSFISPSLAQRILRTGKSINFLRVCCDDHGWADAASEAAAASGTTTRRGGIGYGETDALEHLVAEAAKRIDKRLLDVLYERYKFKEHCLAIKRYLLLGQGDFVQYLMDIVGPKLSEPANNISSFELAGFLEAAVRASNAQYDDRDVLDRLKVKMMPHGSGDRGWDVFSLEYEARAPLDTVFTESVLSKYLRVFNFLWRLKRVEHALIGIWKTMKPNCITSNSFAKLQSSVKLQLLSALRRCQVLWNEMNHFVTNFQYYIMFEVLEVSWCNFAKEMEAAKDLDDLLAAHEKYLNSIVGKSLLGEESQTIRKSLFVLFELILRFRSHADRLYEGIYELQIRTKEPGRERNKTQDSSSSWISEGRKAITQRAGEFLQSMSQDMDSIAKEYTTSLDAFLSLLPLQQSVDLKFLFFRLDFTEFYSRLHSKGRES